A single region of the Alosa alosa isolate M-15738 ecotype Scorff River chromosome 6, AALO_Geno_1.1, whole genome shotgun sequence genome encodes:
- the LOC125296791 gene encoding perforin-1-like, whose product MHFPTITFVVAVYLALIPQTTQSCTRGSPRECKEAEFAPGSNLAGEGFDITKMQRKGAFVIDMNLWRRENNTCMLCRNPYQEGKMQKVPAAVVDWRPSQKCSMKVASSLYQSSESLVSSSASSVENNWKANLEIDAKRGDGSLMLAGTQSKLAEYSMEKTKRDKFTFLSHKMVCSYYSYRVSNHHTLHPEFQRAINQLPKKYTSENKQRFYKLINNFGTHFMTKVTLGGMVQSVTSIRQCMASLQGLSSDEIKMCLDVEAAASVGDKVKTGAETKHCEEAKDKTEGKNSFSSSFSDRFTEIFGGHTTEPELLFSADKDPAAYKEWLSSLPLNPDVISYSLDPLHELLSPKLPVRKELRKAIKHYILESGLWQNCSEPCKSGVKRNPKEPCVCSCHGDPGVGTDCCPVKRGLARVIITAVRASGLWGDTTTATDAYVKVFNSQNMQLARTPVIWNNNSPQWNMAFDLGDVILSQTSMVKFEVWDEDSKWDDDLLGTCTVNLKEGTKDDACSLNHGMFFYKLQVVCGPSLSGPSCSEYVSSPMNGHLERLYASRHARPIPKDMLVKMGVFGDEHPLHANLTEPN is encoded by the exons atgcattttcccaccattACCTTTGTGGTAGCTGTCTATCTGGCCCTCATACCCCAAACTACCCAGTCATGCACCAGAGGCTCCCCTCGCGAGTGCAAAGAGGCCGAGTTTGCCCCAGGATCCAACCTGGCCGGTGAAGGCTTCGACATCACCAAGATGCAGCGCAAGGGAGCCTTTGTCATCGACATGAACCTATGGAGACGTGAAAACAACACCTGCATGCTGTGCAGGAACCCGTATCAAGAGGGCAAGATGCAGAAAGTCCCAGCAGCTGTGGTGGACTGGAGACCCAGTCAGAAATGCAGCATGAAGGTGGCCAGCTCACTGTACCAGTCCAGTGAGTCCCTGGTCAGTTCCAGTGCGTCCAGTGTGGAGAACAACTGGAAAGCTAATTTAGAAATAGATGCCAAAAGGGGGGATGGCTCATTGATGCTGGCAGGGACCCAGTCAAAATTGGCTGAGTACTCAATGGAAAAAACGAAGAGAGACAAGTTTACCTTCTTAAGCCATAAAATGGTCTGTAGTTACTACAG CTACAGGGTTTCCAACCATCACACCCTTCATCCAGAGTTTCAGCGTGCCATTAATCAacttccaaagaaatacaccaGTGAGAACAAGCAACGCTTCTACAAGCTTATCAACAACTTTGGGACACATTTTATGACTAAG GTGACTCTGGGCGGGATGGTACAGTCAGTGACCAGCATCAGGCAGTGCATGGCCTCTTTACAGGGCCTGAGCTCAGATGAGATCAAGATGTGTCTCGACGTGGAGGCCGCAGCCAGTGTTGGAGACAAAGTCAAGACAGGGGCAGAGACAAAGCACTGTGAGGAGGCAAAGGACAAGACTGAGGGCAAGAACAGCTTCTCCAGCAGCTTCAGTGACAG GTTTACAGAGATTTTTGGTGGCCACACCACTGAGCCTGAGCTCCTCTTCTCTGCAGACAAAGACCCGGCCGCCTACAAGGAGTGGCTCTCCTCCTTGCCACTCAACCCAGACGTGATCTCCTATTCACTGGATCCCCTCCATGAGTTGCTGAGCCCCAAGCTTCCAGTGCGAAAAGAATTACGCAAAGCAATTAAGCATTACATTTTAGAGAGTGGACTCTGGCAGAACTGCTCTGAGCCCTGCAAGTCTGGTGTCAAAAGAAATCCAAAGGAGCCCTGTGTCTGCAGTTGCCATGGTGATCCTGGTGTAGGTACTGACTGTTGTCCTGTTAAACGCGGTCTCGCTCGGGTGATTATCACTGCAGTCAGGGCCTCTGGGTTGTGGGGTGACACCACCACAGCTACAGATGCTTATGTGAAAGTCTTCAACTCTCAGAACATGCAACTGGCACGAACCCCTGTGATTTGGAACAACAACTCACCTCAGTGGAACATGGCCTTTGACCTTGGTGATGTCATTCTCTCTCAGACCAGCATGGTGAAGTTCGAGGTGTGGGATGAGGACAGCAAGTGGGATGACGACCTGCTCGGAACTTGCACAGTGAACCTCAAGGAAGGAACAAAGGATGATGCGTGTAGCCTGAACCACGGAATGTTCTTCTACAAACTCCAGGTGGTCTGTGGTCCAAGCCTGAGTGGCCCATCCTGCTCTGAGTACGTGAGCTCTCCCATGAACGGTCACCTGGAGAGGCTGTACGCGTCTCGTCATGCCCGACCCATACCGAAGGACATGCTCGTGAAGATGGGAGTGTTTGGGGATGAACACCCTTTGCATGCCAATCTGACTGAACCAAACTGA
- the LOC125295479 gene encoding perforin-1-like, with product MRMLDVELTHFPPLLLLPWASSHCGKGRDLAMGLLAITCLLAFQLALIPQTIQSCTRGSPRECKEAEFAPGSNLAGEGFDITKMQRKGAFVIDMNLWRRENNTCMLCRNPYQEGKMQKVPAAVVDWRPSQKCSMKVASSLYQSSESLVSSSASSVENNWKADLGVNTKKGDGSLMLAGTQSKLAEYSMDKTKRDKFTFLSHKMVCSYYSYKVSNQPTLHPEFQRAINQLPKKYTSENKQRFYKFINDFGTHYMTKVTLGGMVQSVTSIRQCMASLQGLSSEEIKMCLNVEAKASVTGKGNGGAETSHCQEAKDKTGGKNNFSNSFSDRLTEIFGGHTTEPELLFSADKDPAAFKEWLSSLPLNPDVISYSLDPLHELLSPKLPVQKQLRKAIKHYILESGLWQNCSEPCKSGVKRNPKEPCVCSCQGDPGVGSDCCPVKRGLARVIITAVRASGLWGDTITATDAYVKVFNSQNTQLARTHVIWNNNSPQWNMPFDIGDVILSQTSMVKFEVWDEDSKWDDDLLGTCTVNLKEGTKDDACSLNHGMFFYKLQVVCGPSLSGPSCSEYVSSPMNSHLERLYVSRHARPIPKDMLVKMGVFGN from the exons ATGCGAATGCTGGACGTGGAG CTGACACActtccctcctctgctcctgttaCCCTGGGCTAGCTCGCATTGTGGAAAAGGCCGAG ATTTGGCCATGGGTCTTTTAGCCATCACCTGTCTGTTGGCTTTCCAACTGGCCCTCATACCCCAAACTATCCAGTCATGCACCAGAGGCTCCCCCCGTGAGTGCAAAGAGGCCGAGTTTGCTCCAGGATCCAACCTGGCCGGTGAAGGCTTCGACATCACCAAGATGCAGCGCAAGGGAGCCTTTGTCATCGACATGAACCTATGGAGACGTGAAAACAACACCTGCATGCTGTGCAGGAACCCGTATCAAGAGGGCAAGATGCAGAAAGTCCCAGCAGCTGTGGTGGACTGGAGACCCAGTCAGAAATGCAGCATGAAGGTGGCCAGCTCACTGTACCAGTCCAGTGAGTCCCTGGTCAGTTCCAGTGCGTCCAGTGTGGAGAACAACTGGAAAGCTGATTTAGGAGTAAACACCAAAAAGGGGGATGGCTCATTGATGCTGGCAGGGACCCAGTCAAAATTGGCTGAGTACTCAATGGACAAAACGAAGAGAGACAAGTTTACCTTCTTGAGCCATAAAATGGTCTGTAGTTACTACAG CTACAAGGTTTCCAACCAGCCCACCCTTCATCCTGAGTTTCAGCGTGCCATTAATCAACTTCCAAAGAAGTACACCAGTGAGAACAAGCAACGCTTCTACAAGTTTATCAATGACTTTGGCACTCATTACATGACAAAG GTGACTCTGGGCGGGATGGTGCAGTCAGTGACCAGCATTAGGCAGTGCATGGCCTCTTTACAGGGCCTGAGCTCAGAAGAGATCAAGATGTGTCTCAATGTGGAGgccaaagccagtgttacagGCAAAGGCAATGGAGGGGCTGAGACGAGCCACTGTCAGGAGGCGAAAGACAAGACAGGAGGCAAAAACAACTTCTCCAACAGCTTCAGTGACAG GCTCACAGAGATTTTTGGTGGTCACACCACTGAGCCTGAGCTCCTCTTCTCTGCAGACAAAGACCCGGCTGCCTTCAAGGAGTGGCTCTCCTCCCTGCCACTCAACCCAGACGTGATCTCCTATTCACTGGATCCCCTCCATGAGTTGCTGAGCCCCAAACTTCCGGTGCAAAAACAACTACGCAAAGCAATTAAGCATTACATTTTAGAGAGTGGACTCTGGCAGAACTGCTCTGAGCCCTGCAAGTCTGGTGTCAAAAGAAACCCAAAGGAGCCCTGTGTCTGCAGTTGCCAGGGTGATCCTGGTGTAGGTAGTGACTGTTGTCCTGTTAAACGCGGTCTGGCTCGGGTCATTATCACTGCAGTGAGGGCCTCTGGGTTGTGGGGCGACACCATCACAGCTACAGATGCTTATGTGAAGGTCTTCAACTCTCAGAACACGCAACTGGCACGAACCCATGTGATTTGGAACAACAACTCACCTCAGTGGAACATGCCCTTTGATATCGGTGATGTCATCCTCTCTCAGACCAGCATGGTGAAGTTCGAGGTGTGGGATGAGGACAGCAAGTGGGATGACGACCTGCTCGGAACTTGCACAGTGAACCTCAAGGAAGGAACAAAGGATGATGCGTGTAGCCTGAACCACGGAATGTTCTTCTACAAACTCCAGGTGGTCTGTGGTCCAAGCCTGAGTGGCCCATCCTGCTCTGAGTACGTGAGCTCTCCCATGAACAGTCACCTGGAGAGGCTGTACGTGTCTCGTCATGCCCGACCCATACCGAAGGACATGCTCGTGAAGATGGGAGTGTTTGGGAATTAA